GCGTAGCGGCGTGTCATCTCGATGTCCTGATGACCCAAGAGCTGCTGGAGGACTTCCAGCCGCATACCGGCATTTAAGAGCTCCGATGCATAGGTGTGCCTGAGGGCATGGACGGTGTAGCCCTTTTTATCGATTTCCGCCTCCCTGAGGTACTTGACGAAGCGTGTACGGGCCGTGCTGTAACACATGGGGGCATCGCCCTTGCCGTAGAAGATGAACACCTTCTCCGGGTCCCTCCATTTAAACCAGCGCTTTAAACAGAAGACCGCATCATTGCTCAGGTAGACCACTCTCCCCATGTCGTTCTTTTCCCCCTGGAACAGATTGACCTTCCTGTCCTTTAAGTCGACATCATTCATCGTAAGCCCCAATGCCTCGCCGATCCTCATGCCTGTGCGCAAGAGGAGAAAGATAAGCGCCCGGTCCCGGGTGTGGTCAATGATGGAGATAAGTTTCTTCACATCCTGGGGGTTCATGGCGCGGGGGAGCGTGTCGGGAAGCTTTAGTCTGATCCGTTTCTTGAAGACCGCCCCCGGGATGAGATCCTGATCGAGGAGGAAGTGGAGAAAGGCAACGATGCAGGCGAGTCTCGTCTTGACCGTGGAGATGCATATTCCCCGGTCCTGCTCATGCTCGATGAAGGCTTCGAGATCAGAACGCTCGATCTCCTTCAGCTCTGTCTTACCCGACTTCCCATACAAATCGAGGAAGAGCATGATTGAAGTGAAGGAGCTATCGATCGTCCTTTGCTTGTGGTTGAGACGCCACTTGTGGCGCAGATAGCTCTCGAAGTGCTCCCTGGCGGGGAGCTCCATACCGGAGAGCCTTTCGAGGGCGTGATTGATTGAGGGTTGCTCACGACGGTCGCGTGCTGCGTTGAGGTTGTTACTCCATGATCCGTTGGTTGTCGGTGTTATCTGGGTCATTTTCTTCCTCCTTTTCTTTGGAGAAAAAGCAGGTTAGATGATGACCCACAGCATTCTAAAGGTCAACCAATTTTGTTACGTATAGCAGGAAGAAGCGGATACTTTACTGCACCTACAACTAAACAGTCTTCCAGACCATGCAAAATAAGGATTACGGATTGGAAGAGAGTGTAAAATACGATCAAAACCCGGAAGGCTAACATTGTGGCCCGACCAATTTTTGGGGTATAGTCAAGGATGCAGAGATATTACAGCAATTATGGATTTGGTTCGGGGTGCACTGTAATATCGGAATTAGGTATGATTTTTTTGATACAACGTTCAATCTCTTCGGTGAGATCATGGGCTTCTCGTAATGTGAGATCACCGTTGATACGTACATGAAGATCTATGAACGATTGATAGCCGGCAGAACGAATACGGACGTTATGGCAATCCAGTATGCTTGGCAACGCCTCTACCATAGTGATGATTTTTTTCTCTGCCCCTGTTGGTGCCGAGTCCATGAGGGCATTGATTGTTCGCATACCCAATTTTGCACTTACCTGGATCACTATTATACCTACTATGAGTGCAGCAACAGTGTCTGCATAGTGGAGGAACGCATAGGCCTGCAGCCATTCATGAAGTTTCACACAGAACAAACCCAAAAGAACAACCGCTGAGCTCCAAATATCGGTACTGAAGTGTAATGCATCAGCTTCAAGTGCTTGACTGCTATATTTTCTGGCAGCCCGGTACAACATGCGTGATCGTGACGCATCCACAATAATCGATACAATGATGACGGCAAACGACCATACATTTACTTCTATTTCAATTTTTCCAGTAATAATACGCTGGAGGGCCGCATAGACGATCCAGAAACAGGTGACCAGTAGCAGTATTGTCTCGACGAAGGCAGAGAGGTTCTCCATTTTGCCGTGACCATAGGGATGCTCACTATCAGCAGGCTTGCTGGATTTATTCACAGCAAATGCGGTTATCCCAGCGGCAATTAGATCCAGTCCGGAATGGGCCGCCTCAGCAAGTATACCAAGGCTACCCGTCATCAAACCAACAATGACTTTTAATGCGGTCAGGCCAACCGCCGCAAACAAGGAGCTTATTGCAGCCCACTGCTTCTCTTTCTGTACCTTTGTTTCGGGATCCATTGCGCTTTCGGATTACATACTACTCTGATTAATACAAGTCAATTCTTTTTATGAAGGATTCTAAAAGAGGTATTTATTACCAGTTAAAAGAGTGCATGGAGAAAGAAAAGGAGAAAAACATAATTCAGGAAGCAATTTTACCAGACAATAATTCTATATTTTTAAAATAGTTCTTGACATAATATATATCCTTAAGGCACTATATATCATACAATTGATTGTATGAGGCTATATAGTAATAAAAAATATATAGAGAGGTGAACAATGGCTAAGAAAATAAAATCTTTTACGGTAGACGAAGAA
This DNA window, taken from Syntrophorhabdaceae bacterium, encodes the following:
- a CDS encoding tyrosine-type recombinase/integrase, coding for MTQITPTTNGSWSNNLNAARDRREQPSINHALERLSGMELPAREHFESYLRHKWRLNHKQRTIDSSFTSIMLFLDLYGKSGKTELKEIERSDLEAFIEHEQDRGICISTVKTRLACIVAFLHFLLDQDLIPGAVFKKRIRLKLPDTLPRAMNPQDVKKLISIIDHTRDRALIFLLLRTGMRIGEALGLTMNDVDLKDRKVNLFQGEKNDMGRVVYLSNDAVFCLKRWFKWRDPEKVFIFYGKGDAPMCYSTARTRFVKYLREAEIDKKGYTVHALRHTYASELLNAGMRLEVLQQLLGHQDIEMTRRYA
- a CDS encoding cation diffusion facilitator family transporter; this translates as MDPETKVQKEKQWAAISSLFAAVGLTALKVIVGLMTGSLGILAEAAHSGLDLIAAGITAFAVNKSSKPADSEHPYGHGKMENLSAFVETILLLVTCFWIVYAALQRIITGKIEIEVNVWSFAVIIVSIIVDASRSRMLYRAARKYSSQALEADALHFSTDIWSSAVVLLGLFCVKLHEWLQAYAFLHYADTVAALIVGIIVIQVSAKLGMRTINALMDSAPTGAEKKIITMVEALPSILDCHNVRIRSAGYQSFIDLHVRINGDLTLREAHDLTEEIERCIKKIIPNSDITVHPEPNP